In the Nitrospirota bacterium genome, AATACATTAAAGAAAACCACAGAGTTCACAGAGATAATAATTTGCCGAGATAATAATAACCACTGAGGCACTGAGACACAGAGTTATAAATTGGGAAATGAGAAATAGGAAATGGGAACTAATAATGATTTCACTTCTCACTTCTTACTTCTCAGTGTCTCCGTGTCTCGGTGTCTCTGTGGTTTTACTTGTAATCATATTTCTTGTGTCCTCTTATGGAAAGAATGGTATATATATTTTAAAGGTCGCACCTGTGCCCTGTATGCTCTCCACATTTATATGGCCGCCGTGGTCTCTTATAATCTTCTGGGAAATAGTAAGGCCAAGGCCTGTGCCTCCTGCCTTCTTTGTATAAAAGGGGAAAAATATTTTATTCAGTTCTTCTCTGGCAATCCCGCATCCCTCATCTTTCACTCCTATGAGTGCCCACCGTGTAATTTTATTTCCCTCGAGGGCATATTCATCAGAAGGCCTCGTAAATATAGTTATAGTACCTCCTGAGGGCATAGCCTCAAGGGCATTCTTTAAAAGGTTTAAAAAGACCTGCAGGAGTTTTCTGTCGTCACCTTTAACCTTTGGAAGGCTCGGGTCATATTGTCTCACCACTTTTATGCTGGAATCCTCTATCTCACCATTAAAAAGGACAACTGCTTGCTCGATAACCTCATGGATATTTGTTGGGCCAAAGACCGACCTCTTAGACAGCCCGAGAAGCTCCTGTAATAGTTTTTTGAGCCTATCCACTTCTTTTATAATTAAAGCCACACATTCACTGCCCTCTCTGTCGGTTACCTTATCCTTTAACAGTTGCGACGCACCCCTTATGCCTCCAAGGGGATTTTTAATCTCATGCGCTATAGATGAAAGCATTGAATTTAGAGAATCAAGGGCATAATCATAACTTCCATGCTCAGCTTTTGATGCCTCTCTTAGAGAGACAATAACACCTGCGGGAAGAGTCCCGTCAGTAAAATATGGCGATAAAGAAAAATCCACTGATACAGTCCTGCCTGGAGAGAGTTCGAGACCACGACCTGAAAGGGCCCTCTCAGTTGAGAAACTTTTTTCTATCAGTGGCGCAAGGGTGTCTCCGAATACATCCCTGAATGGCCTTCCAAAAACCTCCTTAAGATCCTTGAAAATAAGTTCTTCTGCAGCCCTGTTCACGAAGATGATCTTAAATTTTCGGTCAACGAGAATTATCGCATCAAGGAGACTATTTATTATAGCCTCATAAAAACCTTTGGATTTCTCCAGGCGAAGTAAGGGAGCTGATCTGGCCATTGAAAAATGCTAACACAGTGTTTTTAGATTTTTCAATGTGGTTCTTGAGGGAAACACGGCAAAGGCAGGATTAAATTGTTTACAAAAACATTTTAAAGAGAAAAAAGGTCACAACTGCCCCGACCATTGCGCCGAGGATGACCTCCCATGGTCTGTGGGCCCCAACAGTCACCCTGCTTTGAGCAATCAAGACAGCAAGGATAAAGACAAGCAGAGACGGCAGGAAGGACTCACTCAGAAAAGTAACAGCAACCCAGACAGAAAAGGCAACAGCCGCATGGCCGCTCGGCAGCCCTCCCCTTAAAGGAAGTCCTTTTCCAAAATATGCCTTTGTGATTATCACAGATATAATCACCAGTACAAGGGCAATAATAGCTATATCCTCTCCTGTGTGTTTGGCTACCTTTATCCCCTCATAAAAGGCATTCTTAAGAGGAGGCAAAAGTATGATGAAACCTATTACTACCGCCCCTGAGGCAGTTACAAGAACCGCCCCTGCTGCTATGTCCTTGGCTATTTTGGCTTTTGGGTTATATTCTCTGGATATAAGGTCTATAGTAGCTTCTATAGCAGTATTGAGCATCTCAGCAAGCAGGACAAGGACTACTACAATGGCTATAGCTATAAATTCAAAACGGCTTATCCCTGAGATAAAACTTAAAAGCAGTACTAAAACTGCTGCATAGAAATGATACCTCAGATGCTTCTGGGTTTTGGCTGCATGAAGAATGCCCTCAATCGCATAATTAGCGCCTTCAATCCATTTTCTTAATGGCATATAGAATAAATTAAAAGTTAAAAGTTAAAAGTTAAAAATTAAGGAATTCCATAATTTTGATTTTTGCATTTTGCATTTTGAATTGCAATGAGTAATTCCTTCTCCATTCTTCTCATCTTTCTTGCTTGATATTTATTTCTCTCATGCTCATAACCCAGCAGGTGCAGTATCCCGTGAATTAGAAGACGTGAAATCTCATCATAAAAGTCCACACCGAACTGCCTGGCCTGCATTGCCGCCCTGGGGATGCATATAACAACATCTCCAGGGAGATTCGATGGAACTCAGTCGTATGGTGTCCTAAGATAGATAGGACCTTCCGGGCTATCCTTTCTATCTTTGTCCTGCTTACTCTTATACGTCTTTGCTGGTTCCTTATTAGAATCTTCATCCCTTATTTCAAAGCCTGGATAATCAATACGCCTGTGGAATATACCCGTAAGGATATGGGTGAAATGTTTTTTGATCTCCTGGAGGTCTTTAAGTGTAAGCTCACATTCATCAAGCTGCCCATCGAGAAAGACATGATTGATGATTTTATCTACAAGTGCAGAAATCCTTGCAGGCGTAGGGTCTGTAAGAACCCTCGATGCGGCCTCAACTGCATCGGCCATCATCACAAGTGCAGCAACCCTCGTCTGTGGTCTGGGGCCCGGGTATCTGAAATCTGCCTCAGCTATAGGTGAATCTGAAGGCTCGTGCTGTTCCTTTGCCTTCTGATAAAAATACGTGATAAGGGAGGTGCCATGATGCTGCTGGATAATATCTATTATGGCCTCAGGCAATTTATATAGCCTGGCGAGTTCAACACCTTCCTTTACATGGGAAATGAGTATAAGGCTGCTCATATTAGGGGTAAGTTTTTCATGCCTGCTTACAGGGCCCTGCTGATTCTCCACAAAGTACTCAGGCATCCTCATCTTTCCTATATCATGATAATATGCGCTCACCCTGGCTAACAGCGGATTTACCCCAACTGTCTCGGCAGCAGTCTCAACGAGATTGCCAACTATAATACTGTGATGGTAAGTGCCGGGAGCCTCAACGAGGAGATTCCGCATAAGGGGTTGATTGAGGTCGAGGAGTTCAAGAAGGCTTATGTCTGTCGAGAGGTTAAAGAGGTGCTCATAAAGGGGTAAAAGTGCTGATGCTAAAGCTGCAACTATAATACCGTTAGAAAATGCAAGGGCAATAGAAATGGGGGCCTCTATGACAAACAATTGCCCTCTTATGAGACTTATCATCAGGGCTGTAACCACGCTAACAATGCCAACAAAAAACCCTGCCATCAGAAGGGCCGAACGTTTTTTGCATCTTATGACACTGAATGCAGCGGTGATGCCTCCAACAAAAACAAAGATTGAGTACAGGGGGCTGCCATGCCACAAACCCGCAAGAAGGCCCGTAATGAAAGCAAACACTATTGCGGCATGGATATCAACAAGTAAGGCTGCAAGCATCGCACCTGTTGCAAGGGGAATTGCATAAACCGCCACTGAAGGGTCAATATAGCCGAGCCATCTTGTATAACCATCCAGGATATAGTAAAAGACCCTGCCCGTAATAAGATTCGCCGCAAGGAGAAGGCCGATAAGGAGCAGCATCCTGTAATTCTTGGCAATAGCTGGCTTGTATCTCATCAAGTCCTTATAAAGGATGAAAAGCAGTAAAGAGGCAACAAAAAAATGGCCCACTGTGCTGCCGAGTGTTGGTTTGCTTCCAACAAGAAGGGACGCAGAAATTATAACTGCAAACGATATGAGGAGAGAAAGTCTTTTCAGTGCCTCGTTACGAATGCCCTTTTGGAAGAAAAATTGCTTTGCAATTTGATGGTTATTCTTCAGACTGCCGTTTTTCATATCTCTCGTATGCCTTTATTATTTCTTGAACAAGCCTGTGCCTGACAACATCCTTTTCACTGAAGTATATAAATTTTATCCCCTCTATATCTTTGAGTATTTTCTGGGCCTCGATAAGACCAGATAGCTTCCCCGCTGGCAGGTCTACTTGAGTAACATCGCCTGTAATAACAGTCTTTGAATTAAAGCCAAGTCTCGTAAGGTACATCTTCATCTGCTCTATGGTTGTGTTCTGTGCCTCATCGAGGATGATAAAAGAATCATTCAGTGTTCTGCCTCTCATAAAGGCAAGAGGTGCTATCTCGATTATTCCCCTTTCTATGAGTTTATTGGCCTTCTCAGCCTCCATCATATCAAAAAGGGCGTCATAGAGCGGCCTTAGATATGGATTTACTTTCTCGTAAATATCTCCGGGAAGAAAACCAAGCCTTTCGCCTGCTTCAACAGCAGGTCTTGCGAGAATAATTCTGCTTACCTCCTTTTTAAGAAAGGCATTTATAGCCATTGCCATTGCCAGATATGTCTTGCCTGTCCCGGCAGGGCCTATGCCTACCACCATGTCATAGTCTCTGATTGCTTCAATGTAGCGCCGCTGGGTCTCTGATCTGGGGACAATAAATCTCTTTTTTGAGGATACAGGTACTGTATCAAGGAACAGCTCTTTTAGAGAGGTGTCCTCTCCTGAATCTATGGCCTTCAAGGCATACCTGACATCCTCTGGCCTTATAGAATAGCCCTCAGAACTTATAGCCTTTAATTCTCTAATAAGTTTTTCTGCCTTATTTACAGGCCCCTCTTCTCCCTGGATAAATACCTTGTTGCCTCTGGTAGACGCCTCGATGCCCAGGAGGTCTTCCAGTATTTTAAGACTTTTATCCAGCCCTCCGTAAAGTAAAGAGAAATCTTTTTCGCTGTGCAGTTCTAATTCCCGTTTAACCGTATAAATCCCCTTTTTTATAATTTTACCAAGAAATTAACAGAGTTTTCAATCCTAAAAGAATTGCCAACTGGTTGACACCCCTCTCTTTAATGTGATAAGCTGTTTAAAACCAATTGGTTGCAGGTCAATGACTCGTAGGGTCTACGACTCGTAGAGGTGATTTGTGTTAGATAAGGCTGCTATTACCAGAGATGCTCAGAAATATGCCTCAAAAGGCCAGATTGACAAGGCCATTGTTGAGTGGCAAAAGTTACTGAGAGAGACACCTGACGGCAACATCTTCAACATTGTTGGCGACCTCTACCTCAGGAAAAACGCAAAAAAAGAAGCGGTTGAGACATTCACAAAAGCTGCTACTATCTTCAGGGAAGACGGTTTCTACCTGAAGGCCATGGCCCTTTATAAAAAAATTCTCAATATAAACCCGGCTGAAATAACATCCCTCATTGCCCTGGCAGAGCTGAATGCTGAAAAAGGACTCATAGGCAATGCGAATGAAAATTATCTAACAGCAGCAGAGATTTATACAAAAGCTGGCGCTGTTGAGAATGCCCTCGAAATATACTCAAAAATGCTCGAGCTTTCACCTACGAATATTCCACTCAAGATAAGAATGGCTGAGCTGTACTTCAAGATAGGACTTAAAACAGAAGCTATAAGAGAGTACTTGAAGATAGCTGAAGACTATACAGAAAAAGAAGACCTCGTAAAAGCACAGGAGTTCCTTCAGAGGGTTATTGGTTTAGACCCTCAAAATACTAAGGCCATTATAGGACTGAGCAGAATCGCCGAGAAATCCAGAAACCAGCGGCAGGCATTTGAATATTTAAAACATGCCAAAACCCTCTCCCCGAACGACCCCGAAATATTGTTAGCCTATTCACAGGCAGCA is a window encoding:
- a CDS encoding PAS domain-containing protein, producing MARSAPLLRLEKSKGFYEAIINSLLDAIILVDRKFKIIFVNRAAEELIFKDLKEVFGRPFRDVFGDTLAPLIEKSFSTERALSGRGLELSPGRTVSVDFSLSPYFTDGTLPAGVIVSLREASKAEHGSYDYALDSLNSMLSSIAHEIKNPLGGIRGASQLLKDKVTDREGSECVALIIKEVDRLKKLLQELLGLSKRSVFGPTNIHEVIEQAVVLFNGEIEDSSIKVVRQYDPSLPKVKGDDRKLLQVFLNLLKNALEAMPSGGTITIFTRPSDEYALEGNKITRWALIGVKDEGCGIAREELNKIFFPFYTKKAGGTGLGLTISQKIIRDHGGHINVESIQGTGATFKIYIPFFP
- a CDS encoding diacylglycerol kinase; amino-acid sequence: MPLRKWIEGANYAIEGILHAAKTQKHLRYHFYAAVLVLLLSFISGISRFEFIAIAIVVVLVLLAEMLNTAIEATIDLISREYNPKAKIAKDIAAGAVLVTASGAVVIGFIILLPPLKNAFYEGIKVAKHTGEDIAIIALVLVIISVIITKAYFGKGLPLRGGLPSGHAAVAFSVWVAVTFLSESFLPSLLVFILAVLIAQSRVTVGAHRPWEVILGAMVGAVVTFFLFKMFL
- the ybeY gene encoding rRNA maturation RNase YbeY, translating into MQARQFGVDFYDEISRLLIHGILHLLGYEHERNKYQARKMRRMEKELLIAIQNAKCKNQNYGIP
- a CDS encoding HDIG domain-containing protein, with the translated sequence MKNGSLKNNHQIAKQFFFQKGIRNEALKRLSLLISFAVIISASLLVGSKPTLGSTVGHFFVASLLLFILYKDLMRYKPAIAKNYRMLLLIGLLLAANLITGRVFYYILDGYTRWLGYIDPSVAVYAIPLATGAMLAALLVDIHAAIVFAFITGLLAGLWHGSPLYSIFVFVGGITAAFSVIRCKKRSALLMAGFFVGIVSVVTALMISLIRGQLFVIEAPISIALAFSNGIIVAALASALLPLYEHLFNLSTDISLLELLDLNQPLMRNLLVEAPGTYHHSIIVGNLVETAAETVGVNPLLARVSAYYHDIGKMRMPEYFVENQQGPVSRHEKLTPNMSSLILISHVKEGVELARLYKLPEAIIDIIQQHHGTSLITYFYQKAKEQHEPSDSPIAEADFRYPGPRPQTRVAALVMMADAVEAASRVLTDPTPARISALVDKIINHVFLDGQLDECELTLKDLQEIKKHFTHILTGIFHRRIDYPGFEIRDEDSNKEPAKTYKSKQDKDRKDSPEGPIYLRTPYD
- a CDS encoding PhoH family protein codes for the protein MDKSLKILEDLLGIEASTRGNKVFIQGEEGPVNKAEKLIRELKAISSEGYSIRPEDVRYALKAIDSGEDTSLKELFLDTVPVSSKKRFIVPRSETQRRYIEAIRDYDMVVGIGPAGTGKTYLAMAMAINAFLKKEVSRIILARPAVEAGERLGFLPGDIYEKVNPYLRPLYDALFDMMEAEKANKLIERGIIEIAPLAFMRGRTLNDSFIILDEAQNTTIEQMKMYLTRLGFNSKTVITGDVTQVDLPAGKLSGLIEAQKILKDIEGIKFIYFSEKDVVRHRLVQEIIKAYERYEKRQSEE